The Terriglobia bacterium sequence TCGAGATCCTGCCGCCGATGAAACGCGTGAGTGAGAACTGGTACATGGGAACCGCAGATGCCGTCTACCAGAACATCTACTCGATCGGCAGCGAAGAGCCGAAGCACGTCCTGATTCTATCCGGCGATCACATCTACAAAATGAACTACGAGCTCATGATGCGGCAGCATCGTGATGCTGCTGCCGATGTGACCTTGGCCACCATCCTTGTCGAGCCCACCGAAACCCGCCACTTCGGCATCGTCGACGTCGACCGCGATGGCCGTATTGTTGGCTTCCAGGAGAAACCCAAAGTCACCGACCTGCGCTCGCCTTACAACCCACGCATGTGCTCGGCTTCGATGGGCGTCTACATCTTCAACACGGATGTGCTCATTCCCGTGCTCCTGAAGGACGCCGAAGATCCCAACTCACGCCACGACTTTGGACACGACATCCTGCCCAAGATGATGGAGGACTATAAGGTCTACTCCTTCAACTTCGTCGACGAGAACAAGAAGGAAGCGCTCTACTGGCGAGATGTCGGAACGCTCGAGGCCTACTACGAAGCCAACATGGACGTCGCGTCCGTGAATCCGGTATTCAACCTCTACGACGATCACTGGCCGATTCGCACGCACCAGCGACAGTATCCTCCGGCGAAGTTCGTCTTCCGCGAAGCCGGACGAACCGGAATGGCGCTCGACTCCGTCATTTCCGGCGGATGCATCATCTCCGGCGGAGTGGTTCGCGACAGCGTGCTCTCGCCCGACGTCCGCGTCAACTCGTTCTCGGAAGTCGACTCGAGCATCCTGTTCTCCCACGTCAATGTCGGCCGCCATTGCCGCATTCGCCGCGCCATCATCGACCGCGATGTGCACATTCCGGAAGGAACCGTCATCGGCTACGACACG is a genomic window containing:
- the glgC gene encoding glucose-1-phosphate adenylyltransferase, with the protein product MKQTLGVLLAGGAGERLYPLTRDRAKPAVTFGGIYRIIDVTLSNCLNSDLRRVYILTQYKALSLNRHIREGWSFMAREMGEFIEILPPMKRVSENWYMGTADAVYQNIYSIGSEEPKHVLILSGDHIYKMNYELMMRQHRDAAADVTLATILVEPTETRHFGIVDVDRDGRIVGFQEKPKVTDLRSPYNPRMCSASMGVYIFNTDVLIPVLLKDAEDPNSRHDFGHDILPKMMEDYKVYSFNFVDENKKEALYWRDVGTLEAYYEANMDVASVNPVFNLYDDHWPIRTHQRQYPPAKFVFREAGRTGMALDSVISGGCIISGGVVRDSVLSPDVRVNSFSEVDSSILFSHVNVGRHCRIRRAIIDRDVHIPEGTVIGYDTDADRQRYFVTESGITVVTRDYSLFENPVTVDYFTSE